The genome window CGTATATTGCAGATATCGGTATCAATTACCTCGCCTTAGGTTCAAAACTCGGAAGCTTTGGGTCTGTAGGTTTAACCCTGCGTACCTTTGGGATCGGTGACATCAATGTGACGACAGAGGACCAGACGGATGGGACAGGTGAAATTATCTCACCGACGTTCTTCGTACTGGGAGCTACCTATTCAAAGCAACTGACTGACAATGTCAGCGTTGGCGCGAATTTTAATATCGTCAATGAAAGCTTTGGCAGGGTAAGCGCATCCGGCATTGCAATTGATGCTGGTGTACAATACCGAAATCTCGGTGGAGTAAAGGGCCTTGGTGTTGGTGTTTGTGTAAAAAACATCGGGACTTCTATGCAGTACGGCGGTTCTGGGTTATGGGTCGCTGCAGATGTTCCTACTTCACAGCGCGGTTTAACGCCTTATAAAGTTGAAGCAGCAAGTTATCAGATGCCCTCTATCATCGAAATTGGGCTGGGATATCATATGGACCTTGGCCCGAGCAGCGGTTTATTGCTCAGCGGGGCATTTACGAATGATAACTATGGAATTGACCAATACAAAGTAGGCGCCCAACTTGGTTTTGTCAATTCGCTGTATTTACGTGCCGGGTATGTATATAGCACAAGCCCCAATGGATTAAAATCTATTTTCCAAAATTTCACAATGGGATTTGGAGTTGATCTAAAGGAATACTTGGGTGTTCCGCTCAGTGTTGATTATGCATACGTACCTGTTCAATACTTCGATGCAAACCAAATTTTTGATATTCATTTAGACTTCTAACATCAAGAACTGATAATTGCATTCGAGAGCCGTCAATGACTGATCATTGACGGCTTTTTTTTGTTTGCTATTGGAAAAAGCAGTAATTTATATAAGTTTGATACAGAAATTGAACACTCTATTCACGGTGAAAGGTCAAATGAAGAACATCATAGTATCACTCTCCTGTGTATTCCTTTTTTCTCTTTTATCTGCAGAAGTATATACTCAGAACACACATCCGGACAAATTTACTTTCAATGTTGTCTGTAATCGATTTTGGCAAAGTGATTCGACAGCCTTTCTTGAAATTGGAACAGTATTCTATACTAAACAAATCGCTCTTGCTAAGGATTCGACCGGATATAGGGGAAATATTGAATTAAGAATCAAAATTAAAAATACGTTGACGGATAAATATGTTCGCGCAGAGAGGTTCCACTTGCCTTTTGTTCTCCAAGATACTCTCTCGGCACAAATCGATAAATCGATTGTAAATAAATTCACCTATGTCCTGGAATGTGGATCATACCTGTTGGAGCTTGGAGGGTTCGATCAGTCCAGCCCGTCTCGCAACGATAGTGTGAAAATACCAGTGACGATTTTTCCCCGGCCGCAGATGGTTGCGCTCAGCGATCTCGATCTTTCATCGAATATTTCAGAATCAGCCGACAAGACCAATCCATTTTATAAAAACTCATTCCTCGTTGTTCCCAATCCAACGTTGGTTTTTGGAAGAATAAATTATCCCGTTGTATTCCACTATGCGGAAGTGTATAATCTCCATAAGGATTCCCTGTATACGATCGACATAGCAGTGAAGGATCAGGATGGCAAAATCCAAAAAAGCACAAACAGACAAAAACGCTATGGAGTGGAAAATGCAGTCGAAGTCGGTACGACTGCTATCATGAATCTGCCGTCCGGCAAATACCTGTATCAAGTTCGTATTCTTGATGGTTGTCTGAAAGAGGTCGCAAGTGCCAAAAGGCAATTCTTTATTAATAACCCCCACGTAAAACAAGCGACGTCACGAATCTCAGTAAAGGCAGCTGAATTTATTGGAGCAACCGCTGATGAGTTGGCAAAAGAATTCCGAACGGCGAAGTACTTGGCAACGGATCAAGAAATTAAAATGTTTTCGAACATTTCTTCTGTGGAAGGGCAGCGTGAATTTCTTGCGAAATTTTGGTCTGACATCGAGAGTGGGCAACATGGGCAGACAGATTTTACCCGTGCAATTTATTTAGACCGTGTCCACACTGCAAATCAACGATATCGTGCATTTGGAAAAGAAGGCTGGCAGACAGATCGCGGACGAGTGTATCTTTTGTATGCTGAACCAGACGAAATTCAGAGGTTCCCCAGTTCTGAAAATGGCAAACCGTACGAGATATGGAATTACAATCAAATTGAGAGCGGCGTTATTTTCGTGTTTATCGATCGAAACGGCTTCGGAGATTATACGCTTTTCCATTCGACAAAGCGCGGTGAAATTCAGGATGATTCATGGCAGAATTATTTGCAGTAGCGGTTTGTCTGCTTACCTGGTTGTCGCCTGCATCTGCACAGCCGGCTGATTCTGTTCTAGTGGAAGATTATGCTGTCGGTTCATTCCAGCGGGCAACGCGCATTGAACTGGGAACGCAAGGATCAATATTTGTTCTTGACGCGGACGAGAACAAACTTTCGCTTTTTTCTAACCTTCAGGATGCTCCAAAAACACTTGGAGGGTTTGGCTGGTCATCGTCTTCGTTCGATACACCCACAGGTGTTGCAACGGACGGAGTAAATGTTTACGTCTCCGATTTTGGCAATCATCGAATTCAACGCTTCGACCGGGATTTCAATTATATATCATCACTGTCTACAAGAGATACTTCCGATGTTGTCTCTCGATTTGGTTATCCTCTTGATATTGCATTATCCGAGCTTGGAGATTTGTTCATCCTTGACGGCGAGAATATCCGCGTGATGAAGTTCAATGCTCAAAACTCCTTCGAGCGTGCAATCGGTGATATGAATGCTGGAAAGGGCAAGCTTCAAAATCCTCTGAGGCTCGTTGCAACAAATTCCCGAATTTTTGTCGGTGAAAAAAACAAAGTACTTGTGTATGACTATTTTGGCAACTATCTCGGAAGCGTTGGCGAAGGTATAATACACAGCCTCAGCGGGTTCACGATGCTGACGAACGGAATTCTTGCTGCTTCAAATGATACGATCTGGTGGTTTACGCGCGAGGGCGCTTTGCAAAATATTTCATCACTCGATAATATTATTTCTGGAGAACGAATAGATCAAATCCAAGATATCGCGAGTAATGGAAAACAATTATTTATCCTATCGCTCCATAGGATTCACGTGTTCAGAATGAGTTATTGATTTCCGGATCTCAAATCTTGACATTCGTTTTTAATTACACTAATTTTGAACTGTATTCTTGATAAACCCACTACCTACTTTAAGGAGGAAACACTATGGCATCTAAAAGCGTTAATAAAATCATTCTTATAGGAAACCTTGGACAGGATCCCGAACTGCGTTACACGAGCAGCGGGGTTGCCGTCGCGTCCTTTTCGATGGCAACGAGTGAATCATGGAAAGATCAAGATGGAAATGTTCAGGAAAAAACTCAATGGCATAAACTTGTTGCGTGGAGGAAACTTGCTGAAATTGTGGGCGAGTATTTGAAAAAAGGCAGCAAAGTCTATGTCGAAGGGCGCATTCAATATAGGAGTTATGACGATAAGAATGGCGTTAAGCGGGATGTCACAGAGATCGTTGTAGATCAGATGCTTATGCTGGATTCTAAAGGTGCGAGTCATACAAGTGGAGCATCTGCTTCTGCTCCATCGCAGCCTCAAACCGAAGACGCTGGTCCCGATAAAGTGGATGATTTACCGTTCTAAGGTGTACCTGAGTTACTATAGAGAGTGAATCGATAGTGTTGCTTTTTCTTTTCAAGTTTGCTAAGTTAACGTCAATGTAATTTGTTCATTTTCATAATCAGTTCTGGTGTCCCGATGCACAGCGTGCATCGGGATGAAAAGGGAATTCTGTACATCCCGGTACATAGAGTTCATCGAGATAAAGCAGAAGCTGCCCCGCAACTGTAATTCTGATCCTGCGTGTCGCAGGATTCTATCTTCAACATAAAAGTCACTTTGGTGCCTCAGGTGCCATGGGAAGGCGAGTTGAAGATCGGAAGAGCCAGGAGACCTGCCAGAGCATTGTGCCTCAGTATCCTTCGAGGGAAGGTGATTCATGCATGTCTTTTTTGATGAGTGTGAAGCCCCAATCTTTAATGAAGGTTGGGGCTTTTTTCATTCACATCATTATTCAAAGGAGACATGTTCTATGCGATACAAATGCAACACAACTGTTTTCTCAATCCTCTTTTTTTCCGTTTCGGTCATTGCAGCCGAAAATGACACGACAAAGATCTACAAAGCTGATGAAATCGTCATCACTGCAACACGAGTAAACAGACCGATGTTTGATATCGGTCGTAATGTAAGCGTTATTACTTCAAAGGAATTCCGGGTTTCGCCATTGAATGATATTGGCGATGTATTGAGTAAGGAAGGAGTGGGTTTTATTACTGGTGCCACTTTGAATCCGGGAATGCAACAAAGTCTTTTCCTCCGCGGGGCAAATAGTAATCAGACCTCTGTTTTTTTCGATGATATTCGGCTGACTGATCCCTCGAGCACGAACAATGCACCGAATCTTATTGAATTATCACTGGCAAATGCAGAGCAAATCGAAATTGTTCGCGGCGCGCATAGCACTTTATATGGTTCATCTGCAATTGGCGGAGTCGTGAATATTATTAGTCGTTCAAACCAATTACCTGGTTTCCATATCGAAGCAGACATGACGGCGGGTACTTTTGGATCTCAAACATCTGCTCTGACAGAAAATATTTTCCTTAATTATTCGCTGCCTGCTGGAATGTATGTGAATGCGGCTTTAGTCAATTCTGGAGTCAAAGGATTGGATGCGACTATAGATACGGTTACTCGTTCTTCGGTTTATAAGAACCGTGATCGTGATGGTTTTCATAAACTCAATGTTATCGGCAAAATTGGCTTTAGAAATGAAGACTGGGACTTGCACCTGTCTTTTCTCCAGGTTCAGGAGAAAGCAGATATCGACAAAGGAGCGTTCAGAGACGACAACAATGCCCGTCTTGATTTTGAACGTCAGCTATGGACTATCGGGACATCGTATACTATAAACGATGGAATGAAATTAAAGTACATCGGCGGATATTCTCCGATACAGCGACATACCATAGATGATTCGTCAGTTGTTGATCTGCTGGGGACTACCGACCATAGCTTTTCTGAAGATACCTTCAAAGGAACTACCTCGAGCCATGAAATCCTTTTTGAGGCCGGTATGTCTGCCGTGCGTACGGTCATAGGGTTGGGAACTCAACGAGAAACGATGACGCAGCAATCATATCTCTATCAAGGGAGTGTATTTGGAGCCTATGAATCGAGAACAAATTTAGACACACTTCATTTGAGTTCAACACTCAATCATATTCTCTTTCATACAGAGATTGACGGAACAATTCTGGCTGAGGAATTGAAGAACCTCACTATTGTTCTTGGACTCCGTATGAATCATCATAGCTCCTATGGAGATAATTTGACCTATGAGGTAAATCCTTCATATAGAGTTTCTAAGAATTCCTTGCTTTTCATATCCTTTTCAACTGGATTTAATGCGCCGTCACTCTATCAACTATTTTGCCCAACAACCTACTACACTTCGGACATTACACGAGGAAATGTTTTGCTTCATCCTGAGACCTCTTCATCTGTTGAGCTTGGGTGGAAGTACCGGTTGAGTGATCGGGCGTATCTTATGATTTCATATTTCCACACACTAGTAGAAAATAGTATTGAATATGTATATCTCTGGGACAAAAATATTGGTCTTGATACACTAGGAAACAACTGGATGAGAGATGATTATCGCGGTGATACGTATCTCAATCTTGGAAAACAGACAACAAGTGGATTGGATTTGATATTTGATGTCCATCTCACTGACTTTCTGACAATTGCCGGTTCAGCTTCTCTCATAACAGGTAAACTAGCCTATTACCCTGAAGATATTCAAAATCAACATATTGAAGGGAATCATGTCCAGCTTTATAGTAACGGTGCCTTCGTTACTCGGGAGATCGAAACAATGAACTTGGTACGTCGCCCGAGTTCTTGTAACGTAAATATTCAGTATAAACCGATGACAGCTTTACTTACGCAAATTGATATCAGATATGTTGGTTCTAAATATGATGCATATTATAATAATGCAATTGGTCCTTATGGAGCGCTTGATGTACTCAAGCTCAACGATTATACACTTATTGATTGTGCAGTCCGTTATGAGATTCATACATATCTTTCGCTGAATGTACGTGTTGAGAATATTCTGGACACTCGATATTCTGAGGTACTCGGCTATACAACAAAAGGCAGGGCATTGTATGTGGGCACGCAGTTGTCATTTTAAAAGCAGTCATTTGATTCAAAAAGGAAAATGCAGTATAATAAACCTATTCATTTTGATGGAGGATGTATGCGTAATATTCTATTTGGTTCTGCTTTGATTCTTGCCGCCGCGCTATCCCGTCTTCTTCCGCATCCGGCTAACTTTACTCCGATTGCGGCGATGGCATTA of Ignavibacteriales bacterium contains these proteins:
- a CDS encoding TonB-dependent receptor — encoded protein: MRYKCNTTVFSILFFSVSVIAAENDTTKIYKADEIVITATRVNRPMFDIGRNVSVITSKEFRVSPLNDIGDVLSKEGVGFITGATLNPGMQQSLFLRGANSNQTSVFFDDIRLTDPSSTNNAPNLIELSLANAEQIEIVRGAHSTLYGSSAIGGVVNIISRSNQLPGFHIEADMTAGTFGSQTSALTENIFLNYSLPAGMYVNAALVNSGVKGLDATIDTVTRSSVYKNRDRDGFHKLNVIGKIGFRNEDWDLHLSFLQVQEKADIDKGAFRDDNNARLDFERQLWTIGTSYTINDGMKLKYIGGYSPIQRHTIDDSSVVDLLGTTDHSFSEDTFKGTTSSHEILFEAGMSAVRTVIGLGTQRETMTQQSYLYQGSVFGAYESRTNLDTLHLSSTLNHILFHTEIDGTILAEELKNLTIVLGLRMNHHSSYGDNLTYEVNPSYRVSKNSLLFISFSTGFNAPSLYQLFCPTTYYTSDITRGNVLLHPETSSSVELGWKYRLSDRAYLMISYFHTLVENSIEYVYLWDKNIGLDTLGNNWMRDDYRGDTYLNLGKQTTSGLDLIFDVHLTDFLTIAGSASLITGKLAYYPEDIQNQHIEGNHVQLYSNGAFVTREIETMNLVRRPSSCNVNIQYKPMTALLTQIDIRYVGSKYDAYYNNAIGPYGALDVLKLNDYTLIDCAVRYEIHTYLSLNVRVENILDTRYSEVLGYTTKGRALYVGTQLSF
- a CDS encoding GWxTD domain-containing protein, which encodes MKNIIVSLSCVFLFSLLSAEVYTQNTHPDKFTFNVVCNRFWQSDSTAFLEIGTVFYTKQIALAKDSTGYRGNIELRIKIKNTLTDKYVRAERFHLPFVLQDTLSAQIDKSIVNKFTYVLECGSYLLELGGFDQSSPSRNDSVKIPVTIFPRPQMVALSDLDLSSNISESADKTNPFYKNSFLVVPNPTLVFGRINYPVVFHYAEVYNLHKDSLYTIDIAVKDQDGKIQKSTNRQKRYGVENAVEVGTTAIMNLPSGKYLYQVRILDGCLKEVASAKRQFFINNPHVKQATSRISVKAAEFIGATADELAKEFRTAKYLATDQEIKMFSNISSVEGQREFLAKFWSDIESGQHGQTDFTRAIYLDRVHTANQRYRAFGKEGWQTDRGRVYLLYAEPDEIQRFPSSENGKPYEIWNYNQIESGVIFVFIDRNGFGDYTLFHSTKRGEIQDDSWQNYLQ
- a CDS encoding NHL repeat-containing protein — protein: MAELFAVAVCLLTWLSPASAQPADSVLVEDYAVGSFQRATRIELGTQGSIFVLDADENKLSLFSNLQDAPKTLGGFGWSSSSFDTPTGVATDGVNVYVSDFGNHRIQRFDRDFNYISSLSTRDTSDVVSRFGYPLDIALSELGDLFILDGENIRVMKFNAQNSFERAIGDMNAGKGKLQNPLRLVATNSRIFVGEKNKVLVYDYFGNYLGSVGEGIIHSLSGFTMLTNGILAASNDTIWWFTREGALQNISSLDNIISGERIDQIQDIASNGKQLFILSLHRIHVFRMSY
- a CDS encoding PorV/PorQ family protein, producing MKMRFFLIFMLFVLVLVAPLATVAQDKAGTSGAPELLINLGAKEVAMSGAPISSVMGVDAIYWNPAGLDYNSTGASVLFSHRSYIADIGINYLALGSKLGSFGSVGLTLRTFGIGDINVTTEDQTDGTGEIISPTFFVLGATYSKQLTDNVSVGANFNIVNESFGRVSASGIAIDAGVQYRNLGGVKGLGVGVCVKNIGTSMQYGGSGLWVAADVPTSQRGLTPYKVEAASYQMPSIIEIGLGYHMDLGPSSGLLLSGAFTNDNYGIDQYKVGAQLGFVNSLYLRAGYVYSTSPNGLKSIFQNFTMGFGVDLKEYLGVPLSVDYAYVPVQYFDANQIFDIHLDF
- a CDS encoding single-stranded DNA-binding protein yields the protein MASKSVNKIILIGNLGQDPELRYTSSGVAVASFSMATSESWKDQDGNVQEKTQWHKLVAWRKLAEIVGEYLKKGSKVYVEGRIQYRSYDDKNGVKRDVTEIVVDQMLMLDSKGASHTSGASASAPSQPQTEDAGPDKVDDLPF